A genomic window from Halorubrum lacusprofundi ATCC 49239 includes:
- a CDS encoding MFS transporter — MSRSRLFGSLCAIVFLVNFARVVFAPLIGEFISEFAIGEGTAGLIVTLAWLGSAAPRLPAGWALTRFSRQYVVLVSGAMLTVGALGVALAPGVPTLMAAAFAIGLASGVYFVAANPFIAELFPTRVGRVMGVHGMASQLAAVAAAPVVTVALWYDWRLAFYGLALASAASTVVFVALARRTDLPDAGAGDTDFLAGALSEWKLILAGVVLMGLTSFVWQGLFNFYELYMVDKGLPPAAARNLLTVIFAAGVPAFLISGDLADRLPHVPYLLGIVSVFLVGVVLVVVSSGLAAVVAASVVVGFAIHMLFPAGDTYLLASLPDGSRASAYAVFSAGMMTTQAAGSWVVGEAIEAGAGYDAVFLSLAGGLALVVVAYAVLEYAGRVPGGAAGTEHAA; from the coding sequence GTGTCACGGAGCCGGCTGTTTGGATCACTGTGTGCGATCGTCTTTCTCGTCAACTTCGCGCGGGTGGTGTTCGCGCCGCTCATCGGCGAGTTCATCAGCGAGTTCGCGATCGGCGAGGGGACGGCGGGACTGATCGTCACGCTCGCGTGGCTCGGCTCGGCCGCGCCGCGGCTCCCGGCGGGCTGGGCGCTCACGCGCTTCTCCCGGCAGTACGTGGTTCTCGTCTCCGGAGCGATGCTGACAGTCGGTGCGCTCGGCGTCGCGCTGGCGCCGGGCGTCCCGACGCTGATGGCCGCCGCGTTCGCGATCGGCTTGGCGTCCGGCGTCTACTTCGTCGCCGCCAACCCGTTCATCGCGGAGCTGTTCCCGACTCGGGTCGGGCGCGTGATGGGTGTCCACGGAATGGCGAGCCAGCTCGCCGCAGTCGCCGCCGCGCCGGTCGTCACGGTCGCGCTCTGGTACGACTGGCGGCTCGCCTTCTACGGGCTCGCGCTCGCCTCGGCCGCCTCCACCGTCGTCTTCGTCGCCTTGGCCCGCCGGACGGACCTCCCGGACGCAGGCGCGGGCGACACCGATTTCCTCGCCGGCGCGCTCTCGGAGTGGAAGCTGATTCTGGCGGGCGTCGTGTTGATGGGACTCACGAGCTTCGTTTGGCAAGGACTCTTCAACTTCTACGAGCTGTACATGGTCGATAAGGGGCTCCCGCCCGCGGCGGCGCGGAACCTGCTGACGGTGATCTTCGCCGCGGGCGTCCCGGCGTTTCTCATCTCCGGCGACCTCGCCGACCGGCTCCCGCACGTCCCATACCTACTCGGGATCGTGTCTGTGTTCCTCGTCGGCGTCGTCCTCGTGGTCGTTTCCTCGGGGCTGGCCGCTGTCGTCGCCGCGAGCGTCGTCGTCGGCTTCGCCATCCACATGCTGTTTCCCGCCGGCGACACCTACCTGCTCGCGTCGCTGCCGGACGGGTCCCGAGCGTCGGCGTACGCCGTCTTCTCCGCCGGGATGATGACGACGCAGGCGGCCGGCTCGTGGGTCGTCGGCGAGGCGATAGAGGCCGGCGCCGGCTACGACGCGGTTTTTCTCTCCCTCGCCGGGGGACTCGCCCTCGTCGTCGTCGCCTACGCGGTGCTTGAGTACGCCGGGCGCGTTCCGGGCGGCGCCGCGGGCACGGAGCACGCGGCCTGA
- the dhaK gene encoding dihydroxyacetone kinase subunit DhaK, translating to MKKLINDPDDVVDEMLDGMTAAYPDRLRRLPDTQVVVRNDAPVAGKVALVTGGGSGHEPTHAGYIGDGMLDGAAAGDVFSSPTADEFEELIEACDAGDGILAIIKNYEGDVMNFETAIELAEMEGVEVESVVVDDDVAVEDSLYTSGRRGVCGTILVHKAAGAKAAQGADLSEVKRVAEKVVDNVGTMGTALTSCVTPEKGEPTFDLGDDEIELGIGIHGEPGTERTEMMSADEITDALTEAILDDLDLGAGQEVLTVVNGMGGTPQMELFVVNRRLQELLGEREVETWDSWVGDYMTSLDMAGASITVCAVDDELKELLGAPADTPALSRIQ from the coding sequence ATGAAGAAGCTGATCAACGATCCGGACGACGTCGTCGACGAGATGCTCGACGGGATGACCGCGGCGTACCCGGACCGGCTCCGACGGCTCCCCGACACGCAGGTCGTCGTTCGGAACGACGCACCGGTAGCGGGGAAGGTCGCGCTCGTGACGGGCGGCGGGAGCGGGCACGAGCCGACCCACGCGGGCTACATCGGCGACGGCATGCTCGACGGGGCGGCCGCGGGCGACGTGTTCTCCTCGCCGACCGCCGACGAGTTCGAGGAACTGATCGAAGCCTGCGACGCGGGCGACGGCATCCTCGCGATCATCAAGAACTACGAGGGCGACGTGATGAACTTCGAGACCGCTATCGAACTCGCCGAGATGGAGGGTGTCGAGGTCGAGAGCGTCGTGGTCGACGACGACGTGGCCGTCGAGGACTCGCTGTACACCTCCGGCCGGCGCGGCGTCTGCGGGACGATCCTCGTCCACAAGGCCGCCGGCGCGAAGGCCGCACAGGGCGCCGATCTCTCGGAGGTCAAGCGCGTCGCGGAGAAGGTAGTCGACAACGTCGGGACCATGGGCACCGCGCTCACCTCGTGTGTCACCCCCGAGAAAGGCGAGCCTACCTTCGATCTGGGCGACGACGAGATCGAACTGGGGATCGGGATCCACGGCGAGCCCGGCACCGAGCGCACGGAGATGATGAGCGCCGACGAGATCACCGACGCGCTGACCGAGGCCATCCTCGACGACCTCGATCTCGGCGCCGGACAGGAGGTGCTCACGGTCGTCAACGGGATGGGCGGGACCCCGCAGATGGAGCTGTTCGTCGTCAATCGTCGGCTCCAGGAGCTGCTGGGTGAGCGCGAGGTGGAGACCTGGGATTCGTGGGTCGGCGACTACATGACCTCGCTCGATATGGCGGGCGCGTCGATCACCGTCTGCGCCGTCGACGACGAGCTGAAGGAGCTGCTCGGCGCGCCGGCCGACACCCCCGCGCTCTCCCGGATCCAATGA
- a CDS encoding DUF7130 family rubredoxin-like protein produces MSKDVGADPDDEPITPGETVYDEDGQVLGQVSGYTTDGFEVKIGEGGSASGDDAETIPGQEFGEGYLMWRCSECGEMGDLGSGMPDTCPECGAPEESIYAVEED; encoded by the coding sequence ATGAGTAAGGATGTGGGGGCAGACCCGGATGACGAGCCCATCACTCCCGGCGAGACGGTGTACGACGAGGACGGACAGGTCCTCGGACAGGTCAGCGGGTACACCACCGACGGGTTCGAGGTCAAGATCGGAGAGGGCGGCTCAGCCAGCGGGGACGACGCAGAGACCATCCCGGGACAGGAGTTCGGCGAGGGGTACCTGATGTGGCGCTGTTCGGAGTGCGGCGAGATGGGCGACCTCGGGAGCGGGATGCCGGACACGTGTCCGGAGTGTGGTGCGCCAGAGGAGTCGATCTACGCGGTCGAAGAGGACTGA
- a CDS encoding DUF7109 family protein, which produces MTGTPSVAARDDLAGVVDLFEWLTRAELSRALSELAFKQRAEVDDEAIAAAIDVAVAEYALVPAPPAALSEAGVGGDRATDPADPAGGTDGTDADAVALAVGPAAFPSLPADAEDLPHILDVPERDVDRETLSEAVLERLSADAVAAIEAGDAERLEILADVTYDIEAWASVDAGAIRERIVAELDG; this is translated from the coding sequence ATGACGGGCACACCCAGCGTCGCCGCCCGCGACGACCTCGCCGGCGTCGTCGACCTGTTCGAGTGGCTCACCCGCGCCGAGCTGTCGCGGGCGCTCTCGGAGCTCGCTTTTAAACAGCGCGCCGAGGTCGACGACGAGGCCATCGCCGCCGCTATCGACGTCGCGGTCGCGGAGTACGCGCTCGTTCCCGCGCCGCCCGCGGCGCTCTCGGAGGCGGGAGTGGGCGGTGACCGAGCGACGGACCCCGCCGACCCCGCCGGCGGGACCGACGGGACCGACGCCGACGCGGTCGCGCTCGCGGTCGGCCCGGCGGCGTTCCCCTCGCTGCCGGCGGACGCCGAAGACCTCCCGCACATCCTCGACGTGCCGGAGCGCGACGTGGACCGGGAGACGCTCTCGGAGGCGGTGCTGGAGCGGCTGTCCGCGGACGCGGTCGCCGCGATCGAGGCGGGCGACGCGGAGCGGCTGGAGATCCTCGCCGACGTGACCTACGACATCGAGGCGTGGGCGTCCGTCGACGCCGGGGCGATACGCGAGCGGATCGTGGCCGAACTGGACGGGTAG
- a CDS encoding aldo/keto reductase, whose protein sequence is MATREALWNYRDEFGDAFGRTYFRRFGPGVASSIGLGTYLGDPIPAVDDASREAIDLALRSGVNHVDTAVNYRCGRAERVVGEAVRNSPIDRDAVVVATKGGFLPFDGERPDDPAAYVRERFIEPEIVAPDDLANGAHAIAPDYLEWSLDRSLNRLGLDTVDCYYVHNPETQLVTRSREAVYDQLETAFEALERRRTAGDIGAYGVATWHAFRVAEDDERYLSLAEVLARAEAAGEAVGPDDDHGFGAIQLPFNVAMADAFTRRNQRSPGDDSEPVSTLELAHEAGLSVVTSASIGQGDLAVEGAIPADIDATLAGETPAQRALNFARSAPGVTSSLVGTSDLDHVRENVAAGTFDPLGASAFDAVFE, encoded by the coding sequence ATGGCGACCCGCGAGGCTCTCTGGAACTACCGCGACGAGTTCGGCGACGCCTTCGGGCGCACCTACTTCCGACGGTTCGGCCCGGGCGTAGCCTCCAGTATCGGGCTCGGCACCTACCTCGGCGATCCGATTCCCGCCGTCGACGACGCCTCCCGCGAGGCGATCGATCTTGCGCTCCGTTCCGGCGTGAACCACGTCGACACCGCGGTCAACTACCGGTGCGGGCGCGCCGAACGCGTCGTCGGCGAGGCGGTTCGGAACTCCCCGATCGACCGCGACGCGGTCGTGGTAGCGACCAAGGGCGGATTCCTCCCGTTCGACGGCGAGCGCCCCGATGACCCCGCCGCGTACGTACGCGAGCGATTCATCGAGCCGGAAATCGTCGCACCCGACGACCTCGCGAACGGGGCGCACGCGATCGCGCCCGACTACCTGGAGTGGTCGCTCGACCGCTCGCTGAACCGACTCGGTCTCGATACGGTCGACTGTTACTACGTCCACAACCCGGAGACGCAGCTGGTGACGCGCTCTCGGGAGGCGGTGTACGACCAGTTAGAGACGGCCTTCGAAGCCTTGGAGCGTCGGCGCACCGCGGGCGACATCGGGGCCTACGGCGTCGCGACGTGGCACGCGTTCCGGGTCGCCGAGGACGACGAGCGATACCTCTCGCTCGCGGAGGTCCTCGCGCGGGCCGAGGCTGCCGGCGAGGCGGTCGGCCCCGACGACGACCACGGGTTCGGGGCGATACAGCTCCCCTTCAACGTCGCGATGGCGGACGCGTTCACGCGGCGGAATCAGCGCTCGCCCGGAGATGACTCGGAACCGGTCTCCACGTTAGAACTCGCTCACGAGGCCGGGCTCTCCGTGGTGACGAGCGCGAGCATCGGGCAGGGCGACCTCGCCGTCGAGGGGGCGATCCCGGCCGACATCGACGCAACCCTCGCGGGCGAGACCCCGGCGCAGCGCGCGCTCAACTTCGCACGGAGCGCGCCGGGGGTCACCTCTTCGCTCGTCGGCACGAGCGACCTCGATCACGTTCGCGAGAACGTCGCCGCCGGGACGTTCGACCCTCTCGGCGCGTCGGCGTTCGACGCGGTGTTCGAGTAG
- a CDS encoding 20S proteasome A and B subunits, translating into MSTVVAVETPTGIAIAGDTQVVDGESVSSDQFQRVFDVRGVGVGVVGESGAVQQFRQWFDVALQDRGFEGDDTIDIDAVARIAARETERAGVDAVVGAHDDDGAASLRQIASDGRVLDSGVAALGTGSAVALGLLEALDMDEAANDPATAVRNVLETVMERDVDTGGEIDVWTLGSADQAEQGVRRFGEEEAER; encoded by the coding sequence ATGAGTACCGTCGTAGCTGTCGAGACGCCGACAGGGATCGCTATCGCCGGAGACACCCAAGTCGTCGACGGCGAGTCGGTGTCGTCAGATCAGTTCCAACGCGTGTTCGACGTCAGGGGCGTCGGCGTTGGGGTCGTCGGCGAGTCGGGAGCGGTCCAGCAGTTCAGGCAGTGGTTCGACGTTGCGCTTCAAGATCGCGGGTTTGAAGGAGATGATACAATCGATATCGACGCCGTGGCTCGCATCGCAGCCCGGGAGACGGAGAGAGCGGGCGTCGACGCCGTGGTCGGCGCGCACGACGACGACGGGGCAGCGAGCCTTCGACAGATCGCCTCCGACGGGCGCGTACTCGACAGCGGCGTGGCCGCTCTCGGTACCGGGAGCGCCGTCGCCCTCGGGCTGCTGGAGGCACTCGACATGGACGAGGCGGCAAACGATCCCGCCACAGCGGTGCGGAACGTACTGGAGACAGTGATGGAACGGGACGTTGACACCGGTGGCGAGATCGATGTCTGGACCCTCGGGAGCGCCGACCAGGCCGAGCAGGGCGTGCGCCGCTTCGGGGAAGAGGAGGCGGAACGGTGA
- the dhaM gene encoding dihydroxyacetone kinase phosphoryl donor subunit DhaM, with product MVGLVVVSHSERAAEGIVEVAAEMAGTTRIEPVGGDGRGGIGTVPDAIEDAIDAADDGEGVVVLVDLGSAVMNADVAVEMSDAEAVIADAPVLEGAVNAAVAATDPSATLDSVREQAEAARGMKKL from the coding sequence ATGGTCGGGCTCGTCGTCGTCTCCCACAGCGAGCGGGCGGCCGAGGGGATCGTCGAAGTCGCCGCCGAGATGGCCGGCACCACCCGCATCGAGCCCGTCGGCGGCGACGGACGGGGCGGGATCGGCACCGTCCCGGACGCGATCGAAGACGCGATCGACGCCGCCGACGACGGCGAGGGGGTCGTCGTCCTCGTCGATCTGGGTAGCGCCGTGATGAACGCCGACGTGGCCGTCGAGATGAGCGACGCGGAGGCCGTCATCGCCGACGCACCCGTGCTGGAAGGCGCGGTCAACGCGGCCGTCGCCGCCACCGACCCGTCCGCCACGCTCGACTCGGTCCGCGAGCAGGCCGAGGCGGCCCGTGGGATGAAGAAGCTCTGA
- a CDS encoding HVO_0758 family zinc finger protein — MKSTRKGLRDGDLFKDTYERLNCADCEKVLKKKNDPDEVFSVRVCPECGATFKELR; from the coding sequence ATGAAATCGACGCGGAAGGGGCTTCGCGACGGCGACCTGTTCAAGGACACCTACGAGCGGCTGAACTGCGCCGACTGCGAGAAGGTCCTGAAAAAGAAGAACGATCCGGACGAAGTGTTCTCCGTCCGCGTCTGCCCCGAGTGCGGGGCCACTTTTAAAGAGCTGCGCTGA
- a CDS encoding bacterio-opsin activator domain-containing protein produces the protein MVTLLSAALPHEKFVLAETLSSVPNASFEVEGVVETCETSVMPLIWASAADHEHLDTALLDDPTTEEVELLSDHADRWLYRMKWVNNVQSLLETLVTNQATILTAITSDGRWIVRLMFPTHDGVSETMAHCKEHDIDLEMISICEMNDQPAGRYGLTGAQFEALATAWEQGFYTVPREVELVDIAADLGISHQALSERLRRGIDALIQDTLMVDDEPAELIR, from the coding sequence ATGGTCACGCTACTGTCCGCTGCTCTTCCCCATGAGAAGTTCGTTCTCGCGGAGACCCTATCGTCGGTTCCGAACGCGAGCTTCGAGGTCGAAGGGGTGGTTGAGACGTGCGAGACCAGCGTGATGCCCCTTATCTGGGCGAGCGCCGCCGATCACGAGCATCTCGATACGGCTCTCTTGGATGATCCCACGACAGAGGAGGTCGAGTTGCTCTCGGATCACGCCGATCGGTGGTTGTATCGGATGAAATGGGTCAACAACGTCCAGAGCCTGCTTGAGACGCTCGTGACGAATCAGGCAACGATCCTGACGGCGATAACGAGCGACGGACGCTGGATCGTTCGGCTCATGTTCCCGACTCACGACGGCGTGAGCGAAACGATGGCCCACTGTAAGGAGCACGACATCGACCTGGAGATGATCTCGATCTGCGAGATGAACGATCAACCAGCGGGCCGGTATGGACTCACCGGTGCGCAGTTTGAGGCGTTGGCGACTGCCTGGGAGCAGGGGTTCTACACGGTTCCCCGCGAGGTCGAACTCGTCGACATCGCTGCGGATCTGGGCATCTCTCATCAGGCGCTCTCCGAACGGTTACGACGGGGTATCGACGCCCTCATTCAGGACACGCTGATGGTCGACGATGAACCAGCCGAACTCATCAGGTGA
- the dhaL gene encoding dihydroxyacetone kinase subunit DhaL: MSGNESDGDGGVSDDHGVAVVAAVEAIAERIEAERDYLTELDSAIGDADHGGNMARGWAAATEAARDLDDPDPETVCKTVGKTLMAEVGGASGPLFGGSLVFASAELDDGLTAESAVAFAETYLTKVEERGDARVGDQTIVDALTPTVHTFKKSIETDDLPPLEALAKAVDAAERGVAFTVPIRARKGRASYLGWRSVGHQDPGATSVLYILEELLATAADALDAEIPDVDATSPTIPDEATEDDSATTEDD, encoded by the coding sequence ATGAGCGGGAACGAATCGGACGGAGACGGGGGCGTGTCGGACGACCACGGGGTCGCCGTCGTCGCGGCAGTCGAGGCGATCGCGGAACGCATCGAGGCGGAGCGCGACTACCTGACGGAGCTGGACTCCGCCATCGGCGACGCGGACCACGGCGGCAACATGGCGCGAGGGTGGGCCGCGGCGACCGAGGCCGCGCGCGACCTCGACGATCCGGACCCCGAGACGGTCTGTAAGACGGTCGGCAAGACGCTCATGGCCGAGGTCGGCGGGGCGTCGGGCCCCCTGTTCGGCGGGTCGCTCGTGTTCGCGAGCGCCGAGCTCGACGACGGGCTCACCGCCGAGAGCGCGGTCGCGTTCGCCGAGACCTACTTAACCAAGGTCGAGGAACGCGGCGACGCTCGGGTGGGCGATCAGACGATAGTCGACGCGCTCACGCCGACGGTCCACACGTTCAAGAAATCGATCGAGACGGACGACCTCCCGCCGCTCGAAGCGCTGGCGAAGGCGGTCGACGCGGCCGAGCGCGGCGTCGCGTTCACGGTCCCGATCCGGGCCCGGAAGGGCCGCGCCTCCTACCTCGGCTGGCGGTCGGTCGGCCACCAGGACCCCGGCGCGACGAGCGTGCTGTACATCCTCGAGGAGCTGCTCGCGACGGCCGCCGACGCCCTCGACGCTGAGATCCCCGACGTCGACGCGACCTCGCCGACGATTCCGGACGAGGCGACCGAGGACGACAGCGCGACGACGGAGGACGACTGA
- a CDS encoding metal-dependent hydrolase codes for MVDVTGHLGMALLWLAPAWFLLDYRKTAWTFVVSGVLFGMLPDIDLVLEGIFPTVKHHGVFHTILAVTLIAAVIGPVVGKVVEAIAGGTDWLSPEAAARSVRFGFLAVWIPGLAHVFADMLSAPDLADSIEPLWPIYQGSIGVDLVWYNNPVVNLGLLVAGVVVNVGLYLYTGDRSPTE; via the coding sequence ATGGTAGACGTGACCGGCCACCTGGGTATGGCACTGCTCTGGCTCGCGCCGGCGTGGTTCCTTCTCGACTATCGGAAAACGGCGTGGACGTTCGTCGTATCAGGCGTTCTCTTCGGGATGTTGCCGGATATCGACCTCGTCCTCGAGGGGATTTTCCCGACTGTCAAGCACCACGGGGTGTTTCACACCATACTCGCGGTGACGCTCATCGCCGCGGTCATCGGCCCCGTCGTCGGGAAAGTCGTCGAGGCGATCGCCGGTGGCACGGACTGGCTGTCCCCCGAAGCGGCGGCCCGCAGCGTCCGGTTCGGCTTCCTGGCGGTCTGGATCCCCGGACTCGCCCACGTCTTCGCGGATATGCTCTCGGCGCCGGACCTCGCCGATTCCATCGAACCGCTCTGGCCGATCTACCAGGGCTCAATCGGTGTCGATCTCGTCTGGTACAACAACCCTGTAGTCAATTTGGGGCTCCTCGTCGCCGGCGTCGTCGTCAACGTTGGGTTGTACCTGTACACCGGCGATCGGTCACCCACAGAGTGA
- a CDS encoding glycosyl transferase family 2, with protein MEYVQERVTTLHALTDHRPDAPTGRAAVVVPMTEREYGTLAADRVLTALESVDPARVVVPLRAPAERVGPFADWLDGFDVDVEPLWCGGPRLTELLATRGLDGDRGKGRDVWLGLGRALEEEFVVVHDADTKTYSPAFVTRLLFPLARGHDFSKGYYARVEDGSLYGRLFRLFFRPLVRALADATERREPGILEYLDAFRYALAGEFAATTDLVSRLRIQRGWGLEVGTLGEAFAHAGFAGSAQVDLGRYEHDHRSVDGPTGLADMSRAVGEATLRAVEGAGVEIEYDTLADRYREAADGLIRGYETDAAFNGLDYDRGAEREQVATYADALGKPEPDTRLPAWRDAPVTPAEVGDAARADLAVARDKGSRRTDRNPGKANRQRPADPSADAAPGED; from the coding sequence ATGGAGTACGTACAAGAGCGCGTGACCACGCTGCACGCGTTGACCGACCACCGGCCGGACGCCCCGACCGGCCGGGCGGCGGTCGTCGTGCCGATGACGGAACGCGAGTACGGGACGCTCGCGGCCGATCGGGTCCTGACGGCGCTGGAGTCGGTCGATCCCGCCCGCGTCGTCGTCCCCCTCCGTGCCCCCGCCGAGCGCGTCGGCCCCTTCGCCGACTGGCTCGACGGCTTCGACGTGGACGTGGAGCCCCTCTGGTGTGGCGGCCCGCGGCTCACGGAGCTGCTCGCGACTCGCGGACTCGACGGGGACCGCGGAAAGGGTCGAGACGTGTGGCTCGGGCTCGGCCGCGCCTTAGAGGAGGAGTTCGTCGTCGTCCACGACGCCGACACGAAGACGTACTCGCCCGCCTTTGTCACCCGGCTGCTGTTCCCGCTCGCGCGCGGCCACGACTTCTCGAAGGGGTACTACGCCCGCGTCGAAGACGGATCGCTGTACGGGCGGCTGTTCCGGCTGTTCTTCCGGCCGCTGGTCCGCGCGCTCGCCGACGCGACCGAGCGCCGCGAGCCCGGCATCTTGGAGTACCTCGACGCGTTCCGCTACGCGCTTGCCGGGGAGTTCGCGGCGACGACCGACCTCGTCTCCAGACTTCGCATCCAGCGCGGCTGGGGGCTGGAGGTCGGGACGCTCGGCGAGGCGTTCGCGCACGCCGGCTTCGCGGGGAGCGCGCAGGTCGATCTGGGGCGGTACGAGCACGACCACCGCTCCGTCGACGGGCCGACCGGGCTCGCCGACATGAGCCGGGCGGTCGGCGAGGCGACCCTGCGCGCGGTCGAGGGCGCCGGCGTCGAGATCGAGTACGACACGCTCGCCGACCGCTACCGCGAGGCGGCCGACGGGCTGATCCGCGGCTACGAGACGGACGCCGCGTTCAACGGCCTCGACTACGACCGCGGGGCCGAACGCGAGCAGGTGGCGACGTACGCCGACGCCCTCGGCAAGCCAGAGCCGGACACCCGCTTGCCGGCGTGGCGAGACGCGCCCGTCACGCCCGCCGAAGTCGGCGACGCGGCGCGAGCCGACCTCGCGGTGGCGCGGGATAAGGGGTCGAGGCGAACAGACCGGAACCCGGGGAAGGCCAACCGCCAGCGGCCCGCGGACCCGAGCGCCGACGCCGCGCCGGGGGAGGATTGA